From a single Theropithecus gelada isolate Dixy chromosome 10, Tgel_1.0, whole genome shotgun sequence genomic region:
- the GNRH2 gene encoding progonadoliberin-2 isoform X2, translating into MASSRRGLLLLMLLTAHPGPSEAQHWSHGWYPGGKRALSSAQDPQNALRPPAGSPAQATYGLPSDALAHLEDSMPWEGRTMAWWSLRRKRHLAQTLLTAAREPRPVPPSSNKV; encoded by the exons ATGGCCAGTTCCAGGCGAGGCCTCCTGCTCCTGATGCTGCTGACTGCTCACCCTGGACCCTCAGAGGCTCAGCACTGGTCCCATGGCTGGTACCCTGGAGGAAAGCGAGCCCTCAGCTCAGCCCAGGATCCTCAGAATGCCCTTAGGCCCCCAG CAGGCAGCCCAGCCCAGGCTACCTATGGCCTCCCAAGTGATGCCCTGGCTCACCTGGAAGACAGCATGCCCTGGGAGGGCAGGACCATGGCGTGGTGGTCCCTTCGCAGGAAGCGACATCTGGCACAGACACTACTG ACGGCAGCCCGAGAGCCCCGCCCCGTCCCGCCGTCCTCCAATAAAGTGTGA
- the GNRH2 gene encoding progonadoliberin-2 isoform X1, whose protein sequence is MASSRRGLLLLMLLTAHPGPSEAQHWSHGWYPGGKRALSSAQDPQNALRPPGRALGTAAGSPAQATYGLPSDALAHLEDSMPWEGRTMAWWSLRRKRHLAQTLLTAAREPRPVPPSSNKV, encoded by the exons ATGGCCAGTTCCAGGCGAGGCCTCCTGCTCCTGATGCTGCTGACTGCTCACCCTGGACCCTCAGAGGCTCAGCACTGGTCCCATGGCTGGTACCCTGGAGGAAAGCGAGCCCTCAGCTCAGCCCAGGATCCTCAGAATGCCCTTAGGCCCCCAG GAAGGGCCCTGGGCACTGCAGCAGGCAGCCCAGCCCAGGCTACCTATGGCCTCCCAAGTGATGCCCTGGCTCACCTGGAAGACAGCATGCCCTGGGAGGGCAGGACCATGGCGTGGTGGTCCCTTCGCAGGAAGCGACATCTGGCACAGACACTACTG ACGGCAGCCCGAGAGCCCCGCCCCGTCCCGCCGTCCTCCAATAAAGTGTGA
- the GNRH2 gene encoding progonadoliberin-2 isoform X3 translates to MASSRRGLLLLMLLTAHPGPSEAQHWSHGWYPGGKRALSSAQDPQNALRPPGSPAQATYGLPSDALAHLEDSMPWEGRTMAWWSLRRKRHLAQTLLTAAREPRPVPPSSNKV, encoded by the exons ATGGCCAGTTCCAGGCGAGGCCTCCTGCTCCTGATGCTGCTGACTGCTCACCCTGGACCCTCAGAGGCTCAGCACTGGTCCCATGGCTGGTACCCTGGAGGAAAGCGAGCCCTCAGCTCAGCCCAGGATCCTCAGAATGCCCTTAGGCCCCCAG GCAGCCCAGCCCAGGCTACCTATGGCCTCCCAAGTGATGCCCTGGCTCACCTGGAAGACAGCATGCCCTGGGAGGGCAGGACCATGGCGTGGTGGTCCCTTCGCAGGAAGCGACATCTGGCACAGACACTACTG ACGGCAGCCCGAGAGCCCCGCCCCGTCCCGCCGTCCTCCAATAAAGTGTGA
- the MRPS26 gene encoding 28S ribosomal protein S26, mitochondrial isoform X1, with product MLRALSRLGVGTQCGPRAPLVLPVRGRKTRYDPPAKSKIGRVNMPPPVDPAECFVLMERYQHYRQTVRALRKEFVSEVRRKAYEARAGVVAERKALKYATEHRELMAWNQEENRRLHELRIARLRQEEREQEQRQALEQARKAEEMQAWVQRKEREVLQLQVGNASGGWDSSWVRGLRGTGNSGYRDAGAGYVQRLRVGRSGFGRGERVPVRRKDPEVSRVIGQCSGA from the exons ATGCTACGCGCGCTGAGCCGCCTGGGCGTGGGGACCCAGTGCGGGCCCCGGGCCCCGCTGGTGCTGCCAGTGCGCGGGCGCAAGACCCGCTACGACCCGCCGGCCAAATCCAAGATCGGGCGCGTGAACATGCCGCCCCCGGTGGACCCTGCGGAGTGCTTCGTGCTGATGGAGCGTTACCAGCACTACCGCCAGACCGTGCGCGCCCTCAG GAAGGAGTTCGTGTCCGAGGTGCGGAGGAAGGCGTACGAGGCCCGAGCCGGAGTTGTGGCGGAGCGCAAGGCCCTGAAGTACGCCACTGAGCACCGCGAGCTGATGGCCTGGAACCAGGAGGAGAACCGGCGACTGCACGAGCTGCG GATAgcgaggctgcggcaggaggaaCGGGAGCAGGAGCAGCGGCAGGCGTTGGAGCAGGCCCGCAAGGCCGAAGAGATGCAGGCCTGGGTGCAGCGCAAGGAACGGGAAGTGCTGCAGCTGCAGGTGGGCAACGCCTCCGGAGGGTGGGACTCCAGTTGGGTTCGCGGCTTGCGGGGCACTGGGAATTCTGGGTACCGCGACGCGGGCGCTGGCTATGTGCAGAGACTTAGAGTTGGCAGATCAGGAtttgggagaggagagagagtgcCAGTCAGGCGCAAAGACCCGGAGGTGAGCAGAGTAATTGGACAGTGTTCAGGTGCCTAG
- the MRPS26 gene encoding 28S ribosomal protein S26, mitochondrial isoform X2 yields the protein MLRALSRLGVGTQCGPRAPLVLPVRGRKTRYDPPAKSKIGRVNMPPPVDPAECFVLMERYQHYRQTVRALRKEFVSEVRRKAYEARAGVVAERKALKYATEHRELMAWNQEENRRLHELRIARLRQEEREQEQRQALEQARKAEEMQAWVQRKEREVLQLQEEAKNFITRENLEARVEAALDSPKNYNWAITREGLVVRSQRRDS from the exons ATGCTACGCGCGCTGAGCCGCCTGGGCGTGGGGACCCAGTGCGGGCCCCGGGCCCCGCTGGTGCTGCCAGTGCGCGGGCGCAAGACCCGCTACGACCCGCCGGCCAAATCCAAGATCGGGCGCGTGAACATGCCGCCCCCGGTGGACCCTGCGGAGTGCTTCGTGCTGATGGAGCGTTACCAGCACTACCGCCAGACCGTGCGCGCCCTCAG GAAGGAGTTCGTGTCCGAGGTGCGGAGGAAGGCGTACGAGGCCCGAGCCGGAGTTGTGGCGGAGCGCAAGGCCCTGAAGTACGCCACTGAGCACCGCGAGCTGATGGCCTGGAACCAGGAGGAGAACCGGCGACTGCACGAGCTGCG GATAgcgaggctgcggcaggaggaaCGGGAGCAGGAGCAGCGGCAGGCGTTGGAGCAGGCCCGCAAGGCCGAAGAGATGCAGGCCTGGGTGCAGCGCAAGGAACGGGAAGTGCTGCAGCTGCAG GAAGAGGCGAAAAATTTCATCACCCGAGAGAACCTGGAGGCACGGGTGGAAGCAGCATTGGACTCCCCGAAGAACTACAACTGGGCCATCACCAGAGAGGGGCTGGTGGTCAGGTCTCAACGCAGGGACTCCTAG